The DNA region TTATTTTTTGTTGTACTTGCTGCCATACGACATCACATAGTTCACCATTATAGATAAATCAGCCCCGCTTGTATTCACTACTTTTTCCTGCGAACGAAGAGACGGTCGTAGCCGTCGGCGGAAACAACTCCGAGAAATTCATGGCCGACTTTCTGGCACCAGGCTGGCATATCTTTCTTGGTGTTCGGATCGCCCGACCATATCTCGAGCACTTCTCCAACTTTGACTGTGCCGATGCTCTTCTTGGCTTCGAGCAGCGGGCCAGGACATGCCATGGCACGGGCGTCTGCCACCTTGTCAGCTTTCATTGTGTTAAGATCGATAGTTGTTGACATACAAATTCTCCTCTATACAAAATTTGGTTACGTTGATTCGCTGCTATTCTCGACCGAATGCCATTGGATCCAATTCGCGAATTCAGCTCTCATGTTCTCCGGGAGGCTTGCAAGGACCTCTGTTGCAAGGTCTTTCGAGCTGGACAACAACCTTTCCGACATTCCGCGTCCAAGGTCGGTGAGTACGACTTGCTCCTTGCGCCTGTCGGAGGAATGCAAGGCAATTTCGATGTATTTCATTTTCTGGAGCTTGGATAGAATCTTAGAGGTGGAGGTGCAGGAAAGATCTACGATGGAGCTTAATTCGCTGACGGATTTCAACTCCTGCAAGTACAGGATCAATAGGCAAAT from Candidatus Acidiferrales bacterium includes:
- a CDS encoding sulfurtransferase TusA family protein, which encodes MSTTIDLNTMKADKVADARAMACPGPLLEAKKSIGTVKVGEVLEIWSGDPNTKKDMPAWCQKVGHEFLGVVSADGYDRLFVRRKK
- a CDS encoding MarR family winged helix-turn-helix transcriptional regulator encodes the protein MTKDYASGTSMLRLALACRRFQKRLASGTGLSTNEIICLLILYLQELKSVSELSSIVDLSCTSTSKILSKLQKMKYIEIALHSSDRRKEQVVLTDLGRGMSERLLSSSKDLATEVLASLPENMRAEFANWIQWHSVENSSEST